The Syntrophales bacterium nucleotide sequence CTCTTTTTCCGATGGAGGCCTCTTCAGCTGTGTCGATGAAGCCGCGGAATACGGCAAAGCGATGGTAAGGGACGGAGCTGATATACTGGATGTGGGTGGAGAATCCTCCAGACCCGGATCCGATTCCGTGTCGATAGAAGACGAGTTGAACAGGGTCATCCCTGTAATAAAAAAACTAAAGGAAGCGGTTTCCGTTCCCGTCTCGATAGATACCACCAAGGCAGATGTCGCCAGAAAAGCCGTAGAATCGGGCGCTGAAATTATCAACGATATCAGTGCTATGAGATTCGATGATAAGATGCCGGCGGTTGCAGCGGACTGTGGAACGCCCATCATCCTCATGCATATGAGGGGAACTCCCAAAGACATGCAGGAGGGTGACCTGACGTATCGCTCCCTCAGCGGAGACATCATCGCCTTCCTGAAAGACAGAATAGAAAAGGCTGAATCCTGTGGAATAGATTCTGAAAATATCATTATCGATCCAGGCATAGGATTTGGCAAAACGGCAGAAGATAACATCAAGTTGCTGAAACATTTGAGTGAATTCAGGTCGCTGGGAAGACCAATCCTAGTTGGAACCTCTCGAAAATCCTTCATCGGGGAAATAACCGGTGAAGAAGATCCCAAAATGCGCACCTACGGGACTGCGGCGACGGTTACCGCCGCAATAATGAACGGAGCGAATATTATAAGGGTTCATGACATAAAGGCAATAAAACATGTAGCGGCGATTGCCGATGCGATCTTAAGGGGATAGAATGATATGCGGGATAGGGATAGACTTGGTTGAGATTGACAGGATAGAAAAGATCCTGAAGAGATGGGGTGAAAGATTTACAGACAGGGTCTATACCGAAGATGAACTTGAATACTGTCAGAAACGCGCACATCCGGCAACACACTTTGCGGCACGGTTTGCAGCCAAGGAGGCATTTCTCAAGAGTATTGGAGTTGGTCTTGCCGGTG carries:
- the acpS gene encoding holo-ACP synthase, translated to MICGIGIDLVEIDRIEKILKRWGERFTDRVYTEDELEYCQKRAHPATHFAARFAAKEAFLKSIGVGLAGEITLKDIEVLTNQQGKPYLNFSDRIKPILNRCGGTPAVHLSITHTSKYATAVVVLENRVPSSEFKVPS
- the folP gene encoding dihydropteroate synthase encodes the protein MSVYKKVFKKESGLRYLNLSSLSGAVEELQKVGADPYGIEAMAPKMMNMNILIEDIECKVANIIKQEMLSIGGDAAVARGSIDCSIAKTDTIIIGTTKQIRQFADKISSQPFGLKRIGSDIKQLLDNISRDSFTIRTPKREIALGDRTLIMGIINVTPDSFSDGGLFSCVDEAAEYGKAMVRDGADILDVGGESSRPGSDSVSIEDELNRVIPVIKKLKEAVSVPVSIDTTKADVARKAVESGAEIINDISAMRFDDKMPAVAADCGTPIILMHMRGTPKDMQEGDLTYRSLSGDIIAFLKDRIEKAESCGIDSENIIIDPGIGFGKTAEDNIKLLKHLSEFRSLGRPILVGTSRKSFIGEITGEEDPKMRTYGTAATVTAAIMNGANIIRVHDIKAIKHVAAIADAILRG